From Capsicum annuum cultivar UCD-10X-F1 unplaced genomic scaffold, UCD10Xv1.1 ctg3236, whole genome shotgun sequence, a single genomic window includes:
- the LOC124891216 gene encoding secreted RxLR effector protein 161-like: MEECKSVSTPINQKEKLKKDDGAELVDEGAYRSLIGCLMYITSIRPDILFSVSVLSRFLNCASELHMIAAKRVVRYLKGTLAYGIKFGKSQHFKLYGYYDSDWGGSICDMKSTSDYCFTFGSGCFSWCSKKQETVAQSTAEAEFIAAAATVNQAIWLRKILIDL, translated from the coding sequence aaaagaaaagctGAAAAAGGATGATGGAGCTGAGCTAGTTGATGAAGGAGCATATCGAAGCTTAATTGGATGCTTGATGTATATTACGTCAATAAGGCCTgacattttgttttctgtgaGTGTTTTATCCAGATTTTTAAATTGTGCAAGTGAGTTGCACATGATAGCTGCCAAAAGAGTGGTTAGGTATCTTAAAGGAACTCTAGCCTATGGTATCAAATTTGGCAAAAGTCAGCACTTTAAACTCTATGGATATTATGATAGTGATTGGGGTGGCTCAATTTGTGATATGAAAAGTACTTCCGATTATTGCTTCACTTTTGGATCAGGGTGTTTCTCATGGTGCTCAAAGAAACAGGAAACAGTAGCACAGTCAACAGCTGAAGCAGAATTCATAGCAGCAGCAGCTACTGTTAATCAAGCAATATGGCTCAGgaaaattttgattgatttgTAG